One window of Pseudomonas sp. ML2-2023-3 genomic DNA carries:
- the mutL gene encoding DNA mismatch repair endonuclease MutL: MSDGVLNSSARIELLSPRLANQIAAGEVVERPASVIKELLENSLDSGAKRIDVDVEQAGIKLLRVRDDGSGISSDDLPLALARHATSKIRDLEDLERVMSLGFRGEALASISSVARLTLTSRTRGADQAWQVETEGRDMAPRVQPAAHPVGTSVEVRDLFFNTPARRKFLKTEKTEFDHLQEVIKRLALARFDVAFNLRHNGKTILNLHEARDDTARARRVAAVCGSAFLEQALPIEIERNGLHLWGWVGLPTFSRSQADLQYFYVNGRAVRDKLVAHAVRQAYRDVLFNGRHPTFVLFFEVDPSVVDVNVHPTKHEVRFRDGRMVHDFLYGTLHRALGDVRPEDQLAAPAPVPGAERPTGLDAGEFGPQGEMRLAANVLEQPQAAPGQHVAGSGAGAGYQYQYRPQSSVPSVPVEEARNAYREFFAPLPEANAAPLPDGQGDIPPLGFALAQLKGIYILAENAQGLVLVDMHAAHERIMYERLKIAMASEGLSGQPLLVPESIAVSQREADCAEEHAEWFQRLGFELQRLGPETLAIRQIPALLKQAEAQRLVHDVLADLMEYGTSDRIQAHLNELLGTMACHGAIRANRRLAIPEMNGLLRDMENTERSGQCNHGRPTWTQMGLDDLDKLFLRGR, from the coding sequence ATGAGTGACGGCGTCTTGAACAGCAGCGCGCGGATTGAACTGCTCAGCCCGCGCCTGGCCAACCAGATTGCTGCTGGCGAAGTGGTTGAGCGTCCGGCATCGGTGATCAAAGAGTTGCTGGAAAACAGCCTCGACTCGGGCGCCAAGCGCATTGACGTGGATGTGGAGCAGGCCGGGATCAAGCTGCTACGGGTGCGTGACGATGGCAGCGGTATTTCCAGTGACGACTTGCCGCTGGCACTGGCGCGTCACGCCACGAGCAAGATTCGTGATCTTGAAGACCTTGAGCGGGTGATGAGCCTGGGTTTTCGCGGTGAGGCCCTGGCTTCCATCAGCTCTGTTGCCCGCCTGACCCTGACTTCGCGCACCCGTGGTGCCGATCAGGCCTGGCAGGTCGAGACTGAAGGCCGCGACATGGCACCCCGGGTGCAACCGGCGGCACATCCGGTCGGCACCTCGGTTGAAGTACGTGACCTGTTTTTCAATACCCCGGCGCGGCGAAAATTTCTTAAAACCGAAAAAACCGAGTTCGATCATCTGCAAGAAGTGATCAAGCGCCTGGCGCTGGCCCGGTTTGATGTGGCGTTCAATTTGCGACACAACGGTAAAACCATCCTCAATCTGCATGAAGCCCGGGACGATACTGCCCGCGCCCGACGTGTGGCGGCGGTGTGCGGCTCGGCGTTCCTGGAGCAGGCGCTACCGATCGAGATCGAGCGCAATGGCCTGCATTTGTGGGGCTGGGTGGGTCTGCCGACTTTCTCGCGCAGCCAGGCTGACTTGCAGTATTTCTATGTGAATGGCCGTGCGGTACGCGACAAGCTGGTGGCCCATGCGGTGCGCCAGGCTTATCGCGATGTGCTGTTCAACGGTCGTCATCCGACCTTTGTCCTGTTTTTTGAAGTCGACCCTTCGGTTGTCGACGTCAACGTCCACCCGACCAAGCACGAAGTGCGCTTCCGTGACGGGCGCATGGTGCATGACTTTTTGTATGGCACGTTGCATCGCGCCTTGGGTGATGTGCGTCCGGAAGACCAACTGGCCGCTCCTGCGCCTGTGCCCGGTGCTGAACGCCCTACGGGGCTCGACGCCGGTGAGTTTGGTCCGCAAGGTGAAATGCGTCTGGCAGCCAACGTACTGGAGCAGCCGCAAGCGGCGCCTGGTCAGCATGTCGCAGGCTCGGGTGCCGGTGCGGGTTATCAGTATCAGTACCGGCCGCAGTCTTCGGTGCCTTCAGTTCCTGTCGAAGAAGCGCGCAATGCCTATCGCGAGTTTTTCGCGCCATTGCCCGAGGCCAATGCTGCACCCTTGCCGGACGGGCAGGGCGATATCCCGCCGTTGGGCTTTGCGCTGGCGCAACTCAAGGGCATTTATATCCTTGCCGAAAACGCCCAGGGACTGGTGCTGGTGGATATGCACGCGGCCCACGAACGCATCATGTATGAGCGCCTGAAAATCGCCATGGCCAGCGAAGGCTTGAGTGGTCAGCCGCTGCTGGTGCCGGAATCGATTGCAGTCAGTCAGCGTGAAGCCGACTGTGCAGAAGAGCACGCCGAGTGGTTCCAGCGCCTGGGCTTTGAGCTGCAGCGCCTTGGCCCGGAAACCCTGGCTATCCGCCAGATCCCGGCCCTGCTCAAGCAGGCTGAGGCTCAGCGCCTGGTCCATGACGTACTGGCCGACCTGATGGAATACGGCACCAGTGACCGGATTCAGGCGCATCTCAATGAGCTGCTTGGCACCATGGCCTGCCACGGTGCGATCCGGGCCAATCGCCGTTTGGCGATCCCGGAAATGAACGGCCTGTTGCGTGACATGGAAAACACCGAGCGCAGTGGTCAGTGCAATCATGGTCGTCCCACCTGGACCCAAATGGGCCTGGACGACTTGGACAAACTCTTTTTGCGCGGTCGCTGA
- a CDS encoding N-acetylmuramoyl-L-alanine amidase — protein MGFGMRFRALVSVVGVLLSVMAVNALAATQVKSVRLWRAPDNTRLVFDLTGPVQHSVFTLTAPDRLVIDINGATLAGPLNVQTANTPITSMRSAQRTPTDLRVVIDLKKAVTPKSFVLAPNAQYGNRLVVDLYDQGADLSPSLPATNVATVPVVPVTPAQPDVKLPPIPSGKRSVVVVIDAGHGGEDPGASGSAGQREKDVVLAIAKELQRQINGMKGFRAELTRTGDYFIPLRGRTEIARKKGADLFVSIHADAAPSKAAFGASVFALSERGATSETARWLADSENRSDLIGGAGNVSLDDKDRMLAGVLLDLSMTASLTSSLNVGQKVLSNIGRVTPLHKQRVEQAGFMVLKSPDIPSILVETGFISNSNEASKLASSSHQQALARSISSGVRQFFQQNPPPGTYIAWLRDTGKIAQGAREHTVRPGETLAMIAVRYQVGVATLRSSNSLKTDELKVGQNLNIPATALAAQ, from the coding sequence ATGGGGTTTGGTATGCGCTTTCGCGCGTTAGTAAGTGTGGTGGGTGTGTTGCTCAGTGTCATGGCGGTCAACGCTTTGGCGGCGACACAGGTCAAAAGCGTACGTTTGTGGCGGGCGCCGGACAACACACGACTGGTTTTTGATCTGACCGGCCCGGTGCAGCACAGCGTGTTTACGCTGACAGCCCCTGACCGTCTGGTGATTGATATCAATGGTGCGACCCTGGCCGGCCCGTTGAATGTGCAAACCGCCAATACGCCTATTACCAGCATGCGTTCGGCGCAACGTACCCCCACGGATTTGCGCGTGGTGATCGACCTGAAAAAGGCGGTGACTCCGAAGAGCTTCGTGCTGGCGCCGAATGCCCAGTACGGCAACCGTCTGGTGGTTGACCTGTATGACCAGGGTGCCGACCTCTCTCCGAGCTTGCCTGCCACCAATGTGGCGACGGTGCCTGTGGTTCCGGTCACTCCGGCCCAGCCTGACGTCAAGTTGCCGCCGATTCCGAGCGGAAAACGCAGTGTGGTGGTCGTCATTGACGCCGGCCACGGCGGTGAAGACCCGGGGGCCTCGGGCTCTGCAGGCCAGCGGGAAAAAGACGTGGTGCTGGCAATTGCCAAAGAGCTGCAGCGCCAGATCAATGGCATGAAAGGCTTCAGGGCTGAGCTAACGCGCACCGGCGACTACTTTATTCCGTTGCGTGGCCGTACCGAAATCGCCCGCAAAAAGGGCGCCGACCTGTTTGTGTCGATCCACGCCGATGCCGCGCCGTCCAAGGCCGCCTTTGGTGCTTCGGTGTTTGCCTTGTCCGAGCGCGGTGCGACTTCCGAGACTGCGCGCTGGTTGGCAGACAGCGAAAACCGTTCTGACTTGATCGGCGGCGCGGGCAATGTGAGCCTTGACGATAAGGACCGCATGCTGGCGGGTGTATTGCTCGATTTGTCGATGACGGCTTCGCTGACGTCCAGCCTGAACGTGGGGCAAAAGGTCTTGAGCAACATCGGTCGGGTGACACCGCTGCACAAGCAGCGCGTGGAGCAGGCCGGGTTTATGGTGCTCAAGTCGCCGGATATTCCATCGATCCTCGTCGAAACCGGGTTTATCTCGAACTCCAACGAAGCTTCGAAACTGGCGTCGAGCAGCCACCAGCAAGCGCTGGCGCGTTCGATCAGCAGCGGCGTGCGTCAGTTCTTCCAGCAAAACCCGCCACCGGGCACGTATATCGCCTGGCTGCGTGACACGGGCAAAATTGCCCAGGGCGCCCGTGAACACACGGTCCGTCCCGGCGAAACACTGGCGATGATTGCCGTGCGATATCAAGTGGGTGTGGCGACGCTGCGTTCGAGCAACAGCCTGAAAACCGATGAGCTTAAAGTCGGCCAAAACCTGAACATTCCGGCCACCGCCCTGGCGGCTCAATAA
- the tsaE gene encoding tRNA (adenosine(37)-N6)-threonylcarbamoyltransferase complex ATPase subunit type 1 TsaE — MHEITLQLDDEEAMTAFGARLATVTQGHGLIFLDGDLGMGKTTLSRGLIRGLGHTGSVKSPTFTLVEPYEIGDIRAFHFDLYRLVDPEELEYMGIRDYFDEDALCLIEWPDKGAGFLPKPDLTITISPHNTGRLLKLTPQGSRGESWCAALAPEYK, encoded by the coding sequence GTGCACGAAATAACACTGCAACTGGACGATGAAGAGGCAATGACCGCCTTTGGCGCGCGCCTGGCGACCGTGACTCAAGGTCATGGCCTGATCTTTCTGGACGGTGATCTGGGGATGGGCAAGACCACCCTGTCACGAGGCTTGATTCGCGGCCTTGGGCACACCGGCTCGGTTAAAAGTCCGACCTTTACGTTGGTTGAGCCTTATGAAATTGGCGATATTCGCGCCTTTCATTTTGATCTGTACCGTCTGGTCGACCCTGAAGAGCTCGAATATATGGGGATTCGCGATTATTTCGACGAAGACGCCCTATGCTTGATTGAATGGCCCGATAAAGGTGCAGGCTTTTTGCCAAAGCCTGACCTGACCATTACCATTAGCCCGCACAACACCGGGCGTTTGCTGAAGCTGACGCCCCAAGGTTCACGTGGCGAGTCTTGGTGTGCCGCATTGGCACCGGAATACAAATAA
- a CDS encoding NAD(P)H-hydrate dehydratase codes for MPQTKHLLADPKALCADNLPRLPVRAPSAHKGQFGHVLLVGGDRGFGGSITLSAQAALRCGAGLVSLATRPEHVAAALVQVPEVMTLGVSSANQLMGVLAQASVVVVGPGLGQAPWGRSLLSAAAQAKMPQVWDADALNLLSNAVIGLASGSVITPHPGEAARLLGISTGQVQADRPAAARALVKKYSVVCVLKGAGTLVAGLDGELAICNQGHPAMATAGLGDVLAGVIGALLAQGMSAFDAACLAVWLHARAGEQQGQLGRGLAASDLIPVIRQLLEEHAPCTK; via the coding sequence ATGCCGCAGACCAAACACCTTTTAGCTGACCCCAAAGCCCTTTGCGCAGATAACCTGCCGCGACTGCCTGTGCGGGCCCCAAGCGCCCACAAAGGCCAGTTCGGCCATGTGCTGCTGGTGGGTGGGGATCGCGGGTTTGGCGGCTCGATTACCCTGAGTGCCCAGGCTGCACTACGCTGTGGCGCTGGCCTGGTATCACTGGCCACGCGTCCCGAGCACGTGGCGGCCGCTCTGGTGCAGGTGCCTGAAGTGATGACACTTGGCGTGTCGTCAGCCAATCAGTTGATGGGTGTGCTGGCGCAGGCTTCGGTGGTTGTGGTGGGCCCGGGTTTGGGGCAGGCCCCCTGGGGGCGTAGTCTGTTGTCGGCAGCTGCGCAGGCAAAAATGCCTCAGGTGTGGGATGCCGATGCGCTGAATCTGTTGTCCAACGCAGTCATTGGGCTGGCGTCCGGCTCGGTGATCACCCCGCACCCGGGCGAAGCCGCGCGGTTGCTGGGCATCAGTACCGGGCAAGTACAGGCAGATCGCCCGGCAGCGGCCCGAGCGCTGGTTAAAAAATATTCAGTGGTCTGCGTCCTTAAAGGAGCAGGCACTCTGGTTGCAGGGTTGGACGGTGAATTGGCCATTTGCAATCAGGGACACCCGGCCATGGCTACGGCCGGTTTGGGGGATGTGCTGGCAGGCGTGATTGGCGCGCTGCTGGCCCAGGGCATGAGCGCCTTCGATGCGGCGTGCCTGGCGGTGTGGCTGCATGCCCGCGCCGGAGAACAACAGGGACAATTGGGCCGTGGGCTGGCGGCCAGTGATTTGATTCCAGTCATTCGTCAGTTGTTGGAGGAACACGCACCGTGCACGAAATAA
- the queG gene encoding tRNA epoxyqueuosine(34) reductase QueG: MPAITADLPALAQSIKEWGRELGFQQVAIAGLDLGEHEHHLQRWLDAGYHGDMDYMAAHGSKRSHPEELVPGTLRVVSLRMDYLPGDTHMAQLLAQPEKAYVSRYALGRDYHKLIRKRVQQLADRIQKDIGPFGFRAFVDSAPVLEKAIAQQAGLGWIGKNTLVLNRKAGSYFFLSELFVDLPLPVDPPHETEHCGRCTACLDICPTNAFVGPYVLDARKCISYLTIELKTAIPEELRSMIGNRVFGCDDCQIVCPWNRFARTTAEGDFKPRHNLDNAGLAELFMWDEDTFLSSTEGSPLRRAGYERWLRNLAVGLGNAPSTIPVLEALKARRDYPSELVQEHVEWALAQHAKRA; encoded by the coding sequence ATGCCTGCTATTACTGCCGACCTCCCCGCTCTCGCTCAGTCCATCAAGGAATGGGGCCGCGAGCTGGGCTTTCAACAAGTCGCCATTGCCGGCCTCGACCTTGGAGAACACGAACACCATCTGCAACGCTGGCTCGATGCTGGCTACCACGGCGACATGGACTACATGGCTGCCCACGGCAGCAAGCGTTCGCATCCCGAAGAACTGGTCCCCGGCACATTGCGCGTGGTGTCCCTGCGCATGGACTACCTGCCCGGCGACACCCACATGGCGCAGCTGCTGGCCCAGCCTGAAAAAGCCTACGTGTCGCGCTACGCCCTGGGTCGCGATTACCACAAGCTGATCCGCAAGCGCGTGCAGCAACTGGCCGACCGCATCCAGAAGGACATCGGCCCGTTTGGCTTTCGCGCCTTTGTCGACAGCGCCCCGGTCCTGGAAAAAGCCATTGCGCAGCAGGCTGGCCTGGGCTGGATCGGCAAAAACACTTTGGTGCTCAATCGCAAGGCGGGCAGCTATTTCTTCCTGAGCGAGTTGTTTGTCGACTTGCCGCTGCCGGTCGACCCTCCCCACGAGACCGAGCACTGCGGACGCTGCACTGCCTGCCTGGACATTTGCCCCACCAATGCCTTTGTCGGACCCTATGTACTGGATGCGCGCAAGTGCATTTCGTACTTGACCATCGAGCTGAAAACCGCGATCCCCGAAGAGCTGCGCTCAATGATCGGCAACCGGGTGTTCGGGTGTGATGATTGCCAGATTGTCTGTCCGTGGAACCGTTTTGCCCGCACTACGGCAGAAGGCGACTTCAAGCCAAGGCACAACCTGGACAACGCCGGGCTGGCCGAGCTGTTTATGTGGGATGAAGACACGTTCCTGAGCAGCACCGAGGGCTCCCCTCTGCGCCGGGCAGGGTACGAGCGCTGGCTGCGCAATCTGGCAGTGGGGCTGGGCAATGCGCCGTCGACGATCCCGGTGCTTGAAGCCTTGAAGGCGCGGCGCGACTACCCGTCCGAGCTGGTGCAGGAACATGTGGAGTGGGCGCTGGCACAACACGCCAAGCGCGCCTGA
- a CDS encoding trimeric intracellular cation channel family protein: MLLMLYLVAITAEAMTGALSAGRRGMDWFGVVLIACVTALGGGSVRDVLLGHYPLTWVKHPEYLVLTTFAALVTIFIAPLMRHLRSLFLVLDALGLVAFTLIGCMTALEMGQGMLVASVSGVITGVFGGILRDIFCNDIPLIFRRELYASVSFAAAWCFLLCTWLEMPSEQAIFVTLFGGLLLRLLAIRFNWEMPKFVYNDEH, encoded by the coding sequence ATGTTGCTGATGCTCTATTTAGTTGCCATTACTGCCGAAGCCATGACCGGGGCGCTGTCTGCCGGGCGTCGGGGCATGGATTGGTTCGGCGTGGTGCTGATTGCCTGTGTCACGGCGCTAGGCGGCGGCTCGGTGCGCGACGTACTGTTGGGGCATTACCCGCTGACCTGGGTCAAACACCCGGAATACCTGGTCTTGACTACCTTTGCCGCGCTGGTGACGATCTTTATCGCGCCATTAATGCGCCATTTGCGCTCGCTGTTTTTGGTGCTCGATGCCCTGGGGCTGGTAGCGTTTACCCTGATTGGTTGCATGACTGCGCTGGAAATGGGCCAAGGCATGCTGGTGGCCTCGGTGAGCGGGGTCATCACCGGGGTATTTGGCGGCATCCTGCGGGATATCTTCTGCAACGACATCCCGCTGATCTTCCGTCGCGAGCTGTACGCCAGCGTATCGTTTGCCGCAGCCTGGTGTTTCTTGCTGTGTACCTGGCTCGAAATGCCCAGCGAGCAGGCTATTTTCGTGACCTTGTTCGGCGGGCTACTGCTGCGTTTGTTGGCGATCCGCTTTAACTGGGAAATGCCCAAGTTCGTTTACAACGACGAGCATTAA
- the orn gene encoding oligoribonuclease translates to MQNAQNLIWIDLEMTGLDPDNDVIIEMATIVTDSNLNTLAEGPVIAIHHSDEVLARMDEWNTRTHGGSGLTQRVKDSTTTMAEAEAQTIAFLEQWVPKGKSPICGNSICQDRRFLYTHMKALESYFHYRNLDVSTLKELVARWAPEVRDSLVKKGTHLALDDIRESIAELQHYRKHFIKF, encoded by the coding sequence ATGCAAAACGCGCAGAACCTGATCTGGATCGACCTGGAAATGACCGGTCTGGACCCTGACAACGACGTCATTATCGAAATGGCCACCATCGTTACCGACAGCAACCTCAATACCCTGGCTGAAGGTCCGGTCATCGCCATCCACCACAGCGATGAAGTGCTGGCCCGCATGGACGAATGGAACACCCGCACCCACGGTGGCAGTGGCCTGACCCAGCGCGTCAAAGACAGCACCACCACCATGGCCGAAGCCGAGGCGCAAACCATCGCGTTTCTTGAACAGTGGGTACCCAAAGGCAAGTCGCCGATCTGCGGCAACAGCATCTGTCAGGATCGCCGCTTCCTGTACACCCACATGAAAGCGCTTGAAAGCTACTTCCACTACCGCAACCTGGACGTTTCGACGCTCAAGGAACTGGTCGCGCGCTGGGCACCTGAAGTGCGCGACAGCCTGGTGAAGAAAGGCACGCACCTTGCGCTGGACGACATTCGCGAGTCGATCGCCGAACTGCAGCACTACCGCAAGCATTTCATCAAATTCTGA
- the rsgA gene encoding small ribosomal subunit biogenesis GTPase RsgA, which yields MAKRQLNRRQNWRIEKIQGERAARAAKRESSAVEALEGGDLGPEQLGLVIAHFGVQVEVEAQEGELKGQMFRCHLRANLPALVTGDTVVWRAGNQGIGVIVAQLPRKTELCRPDSRGQLKPVAANVDMIVIVFAPMPEPHANLIDRYLVAAEHAGIRPLLLLNKADLIDDQNSPALNALLGVYRQLGYPVLEVSAHHGDGMQQLQAQLDGHISVFVGQSGVGKSSLVNSLLPEVNLRVGPLSEVSGQGTHTTTTARLFHFPGGGELIDSPGIREFGLGHVSRADVEAGFIEFNDLIGTCRFRDCKHDREPGCALLMALEDGRVQQQRMNSYRSIIASLPESSY from the coding sequence ATGGCCAAACGCCAGCTCAATCGTCGTCAGAATTGGCGCATCGAAAAGATCCAGGGCGAGCGCGCTGCCCGCGCCGCCAAACGCGAATCCAGTGCCGTCGAAGCGCTTGAGGGCGGCGATTTAGGCCCCGAGCAACTCGGCCTGGTGATCGCGCACTTTGGTGTGCAGGTCGAAGTCGAAGCCCAGGAAGGCGAGCTTAAAGGCCAGATGTTCCGCTGCCACCTGCGCGCAAACCTGCCCGCACTGGTGACCGGCGACACGGTTGTATGGCGCGCCGGCAACCAGGGCATCGGCGTCATCGTCGCCCAACTGCCGCGTAAAACCGAACTGTGCCGCCCGGACAGCCGTGGTCAGCTCAAGCCGGTCGCTGCCAACGTCGACATGATCGTGATTGTGTTCGCGCCCATGCCCGAGCCCCATGCCAACCTCATCGACCGTTACCTGGTCGCCGCCGAGCACGCGGGGATTCGTCCGTTGCTGCTGCTCAACAAGGCTGACTTGATCGACGATCAAAACTCACCGGCGCTCAATGCGTTGCTGGGGGTTTATCGCCAGCTGGGTTATCCGGTGCTGGAAGTGTCGGCGCACCACGGTGATGGCATGCAGCAGTTGCAAGCGCAACTGGACGGCCATATCAGCGTGTTTGTGGGTCAGTCGGGCGTGGGCAAGTCGTCCTTGGTCAACAGCCTGCTGCCAGAGGTCAACCTGCGGGTCGGGCCGCTGTCGGAAGTCTCGGGCCAGGGCACGCACACCACCACCACGGCGCGGTTGTTCCACTTCCCGGGTGGCGGCGAGTTGATCGACTCACCGGGTATCCGCGAGTTCGGCCTGGGCCACGTGAGCCGGGCCGATGTCGAGGCGGGCTTTATCGAGTTCAACGACTTGATCGGCACCTGCCGCTTCCGCGACTGCAAACACGACCGCGAGCCTGGCTGTGCATTGTTGATGGCCCTGGAAGATGGCCGCGTTCAACAGCAGCGCATGAACAGCTATCGCTCGATCATTGCCAGCTTGCCCGAGTCGAGCTACTAA
- the motB gene encoding flagellar motor protein MotB: MENNQPIIIKRVKRYAAGHHGGAWKIAFADFATAMMAFFLVMWLMTAATPEQKIAIGGYFKDPIGFSESGTPYIIDLGGTPALAPDNTLNPEEKLQPQPDKIKVDADQVENMAEQVEKERLELLLQELQNKVEENPQLRKFKDQLLFEITPDGLRIQIMDAENRPMFDVGSARLKPYFEDILLAMADTIKAVPNKVSISGHTDAMPYAGGGDYGNWELSANRANAARRALVAGSYPDAQIARVVGYASSVLFDKANPYNPINRRIDIVVLTKKAQQAIEGEQGVEPVKAQELPKAAIDPIQLPADKQPLPMHEERQKLNLFDDKAP; encoded by the coding sequence ATGGAAAACAACCAGCCCATCATCATCAAGCGCGTAAAGCGCTACGCCGCAGGCCATCACGGTGGCGCCTGGAAAATTGCCTTTGCTGACTTCGCCACGGCGATGATGGCGTTCTTTTTGGTGATGTGGCTGATGACGGCCGCCACGCCAGAGCAAAAGATCGCCATTGGCGGCTACTTCAAAGACCCGATCGGTTTCAGCGAAAGCGGCACACCGTACATCATCGACCTGGGCGGCACGCCCGCGCTGGCGCCGGACAACACCCTCAATCCCGAAGAGAAACTGCAGCCTCAGCCCGACAAGATCAAAGTCGATGCCGATCAGGTTGAAAACATGGCGGAGCAGGTCGAGAAAGAACGTCTCGAACTGCTGCTTCAGGAGTTGCAGAACAAGGTCGAAGAAAACCCGCAACTGCGTAAATTCAAGGATCAGTTGCTGTTTGAAATCACTCCGGACGGTTTGCGGATCCAGATCATGGACGCCGAAAATCGCCCGATGTTTGATGTGGGCAGCGCGCGGCTAAAGCCTTACTTCGAAGATATTTTGCTGGCCATGGCCGACACGATCAAAGCGGTGCCGAACAAAGTCAGCATCAGCGGCCACACCGATGCCATGCCCTATGCGGGAGGTGGCGATTACGGCAACTGGGAATTGTCGGCCAACCGTGCCAATGCGGCCCGGCGTGCCTTGGTGGCGGGTAGCTACCCTGATGCGCAGATTGCGCGGGTGGTGGGGTATGCGTCGTCAGTGCTGTTCGACAAGGCCAACCCCTATAACCCGATCAACCGTCGAATTGACATCGTGGTGCTGACCAAAAAGGCCCAGCAGGCGATTGAAGGTGAGCAGGGTGTGGAGCCGGTTAAGGCCCAGGAGTTGCCCAAGGCTGCGATCGATCCGATCCAGTTGCCCGCCGACAAACAGCCACTGCCGATGCATGAAGAGCGCCAGAAGCTGAATCTGTTTGACGACAAGGCACCGTAA
- the motA gene encoding flagellar motor stator protein MotA — protein sequence MAKIIGIIVVFASVLGGYVLSHGKIGALIQPFEVLIIGGAAFGAFLQANPGYMTMHVIKKSLSMFGSRFSHAFYLEVLGLVYEILNKSRREGMMAIESDIEDAAASPIFSKYPTVLKDERMTAFICDYLRIMSSGNMAPHELEGLFDMELFNLKEELEHPSDAVTGIADGMPGFGIVAAVLGIVVTMASLGEGDQAAIGMHVGAALVGTFFGILAAYGFFGPLATSLAHDAKEEINVYESIKASLVASASGMPPSLAVEFGRKVLYPKHRPSFSELEQVVRGR from the coding sequence ATGGCTAAAATTATCGGCATCATTGTCGTGTTCGCGAGTGTGCTTGGCGGATACGTGCTTTCTCACGGCAAAATCGGTGCGTTGATTCAGCCGTTCGAGGTTTTGATCATCGGTGGGGCGGCCTTTGGCGCGTTCCTGCAAGCCAACCCCGGCTACATGACCATGCACGTGATCAAAAAATCACTCAGCATGTTTGGATCACGCTTCTCCCACGCTTTTTATCTGGAAGTGCTGGGGCTGGTTTACGAGATTCTCAATAAAAGTCGCCGCGAAGGCATGATGGCCATCGAAAGCGATATTGAAGACGCGGCCGCCAGCCCGATCTTCTCCAAGTACCCCACTGTCCTTAAGGATGAGCGCATGACGGCGTTTATCTGCGATTACCTGCGCATCATGTCGTCGGGCAACATGGCGCCCCACGAGCTCGAAGGGCTGTTTGACATGGAGCTTTTCAACCTCAAGGAAGAGCTGGAGCATCCTTCCGATGCCGTGACCGGGATCGCCGACGGCATGCCCGGTTTCGGCATTGTGGCGGCGGTGCTGGGTATTGTCGTGACGATGGCCTCGCTGGGTGAGGGCGATCAGGCCGCAATCGGCATGCACGTTGGTGCCGCGCTGGTGGGGACGTTCTTCGGTATTTTGGCCGCCTATGGCTTCTTCGGTCCGCTGGCGACGTCCCTGGCCCACGATGCCAAGGAAGAAATCAACGTTTACGAGTCGATCAAGGCTTCCCTGGTGGCCTCGGCCTCGGGCATGCCGCCGTCGCTTGCCGTCGAGTTCGGTCGTAAAGTGCTGTACCCCAAGCATCGACCGAGCTTTTCCGAGCTTGAACAAGTGGTTCGCGGTCGCTGA